The DNA window gtgatgacatcacctcctgatgtcacggaacaaacaacaacaacaacaacaacaacaaaatatatatatatatatatacatatatacacccaaAATGTTGGTTACCTGTAATCCTGTTGGAGATGCTGAACAGCCTGGAAGTTCTTGGTCGCTGAACAAATGGCTCTCGGTAATACCGATCTCCAAAACACATACCTAATAATTCTTTGCGCACTGTCTTGTTCCAAAGTCCATAGATGAGAGGGTGGCAGATGGCACTGGTGAAAGACAGCCATGTGGCCAAGGTCTCCAAGGTAGGAGAGACACTGTTCTTCCCCCAGAGGGCCTCAGAAGTGATGACGACCATGTAGGGGCCCCATGTGACAACAAATGCACCAATCACTACCAAGATGGTGATGAGGGCTTTGCACTGGTTAGCAGAGTAGACCACACCTTGGAAAGCATTCCTCCTACTGCCCGAGGACGAGGTGGAGGTGTTTgagttttttcttccatttctttgggCATCCTCCTCCACAATGACCACTGTACCACAATGGACCTTGCGGGCTTTCACCCTGGCCACACGGAAGATGAAGCCATAGCAAACCACCATGACCACAAAAGGCAACAAGGCACACCAGATTTGCCAGAAGGCCGTGTACCCAATCTCTCGGTGCCAGGCAGCTACACACATCCATTTGAACTCATCAAACTCCACAGATGACCAGCCAAACAAGGGGGGAAGGCAGCCAATGAGGGAGTGGAGCCAGATGTAGACAAGGGCAAGCACAGCCCGATTCCCAGTGATCTTCATGGGGTACACCATGGGATAAAGGACAGCATAGTAGCTGGAAAAAGAGATGTGTGGAGAGAAAATCAGAAATGAAAGAAACCACGTGATAGCAAACAGCAATGGGTATATTCTAGGGAGAGTTAAGAGTGCAAATGATGAGATGATTTCTAACAGCAAACAGTGCACTGCTAGCACTGATGCCAGGCAAGGTAAAAACTGTATGATTTATACATCAATAGAAAGCTATGCTTGTATGTAATAAATATTGTAAAATGGtgggaaaatactttaaaagtaattattaattaataataatttttttaataatttgctgggttattttaaggaaaacatgtttttatactttaaaaGCACTGAGAAATGTTCAGTaaacttaataataatattatccaTATCTCCCCAACTGCTGGTGCTCTCCCTCCAAAACTACTTTGAATTCaactactttgtatgtatttttatgcACTTTATATTTGtgctatctatctatttacattgttgttcatccttcattttcttttaaaaaaaattttaataaacatttttatttaaagttttgagctccagattctctactttcctctcctcccctccctgaggtagtaagcacccagatataggttatacgtgtgccattatggaaaacattaccatattagccattttgtacaagaaaacttgagcaaaagaagaaaaatgaaagcaataaagtgaaaaatagcaggcttcggtctgtgttcaatcaatatcagttctttctttggaggtggatagtatgcttcatcattagtcctttgggattgtcttggatcactggattgctgagaatagttaagtcattcatgggtcttcatcaaacaacattgccgTCACTGTGCAccatgttctggttctgctcacttcattatacatcgattcatataggtctttccaggcttttctgaagccatcctgcttgtcatttcttacagcacaataatattccattacaatcatatacaactgcttgtttagacattccccaattgacgggcattcttttgatttccaattcttagccaccgcaaaaaagagccgctataaatatttttgtacaaataggcctttttctcttatttggtcattcttcattttcaaagaagactaatgacatcatggggtgatgtcttgatgtACATGAATTGAATTTAGGTGAGGCAGGGTTGTACAAAGCTGTCAGCCTCGCCatgtcttccagagtcactgaaggcCAGCGTCAAGACAAAAGTCCGTGGACTGgtgcccaggatgcagtggatggcttTGGCATCTTAGATATCTGACTGTGTTCTAAGTGCTTCGCAGTGcttgctttagctgccttcatggcctttggaacaaactGTCTTCATCTATTTATTCCACAGGGGGAAGTCTTCAGAAACTCGGGGTCGACATCCCTCTTACTCACCAATGAGTTGGAGGCCTGTCAGCTACCCTCAATATGGTTTAGCCTGTGGTTTTACCGGGGTGTGGGCTGCTGCATATGCTATAGTCAGAGCcacagaggtgtgtgtgtgtatctctctcttcctctgtgtataaacacacgtgtgtgtatatacacacacacacatccacacatacatatatatttacatatgtacttgctttccccattagaacataagcttcttacAAGTATGAATGGTTTCAATCTTTATCTTTGCAAatccagtgcccagcacagggcctggcaaagTAGGTGTTTAACTTGTTGGTTAATTGACATCATGGATAAATCTTGAAAATGTATTATCTGTGAGAAAACAGCACTTATGAGTTTTGAAGTTTTCAAGAAGCTTAACTATCACGACACATCAGCAACTGCCCTGAGAAGAATCCCTACTTTATTATTatcacaataataaaaacaatgagaTATAACCCAGCTCTGGCAACCTCAAGATAAACATTGTATGGTGCAATGGACAATCTCGGGAAAATACCGTCAGTCTCTGCATAACCAGATATGTCATtccaatttattttgttgttctggTTAACACTATTTTTAGTAACAATGTCATCTGTCAACCTGTGGAAAGAGACtctgaaaaacatttttcagtGGGCACTGGTCCCAAGAACATTCATTTCTAAGCTGTTTTCTTAGGACTGTGTTATTTTATTTCCAGTGAAACTTTTCAAGTGACTAATTCATCTTTGCCTGTTAGCAACTGTACTTCTTCCATTTCTGTTGGTTCAGACACTGACATTTAAATGGCTCATTTCTTTTAAACAGCTAGTTTCACTCCCATCAGCCTTTGCATTCTTTATGTTCTCCTTCTGATTATGTTCACATCAGTCCACCATAGGGTTTGTGCTGACTGTAATGACCAAATCAATTTGGTCAACCAACTAGTCAATTTCTTTCACCGAACTGCTCATTTGGCTAAACTAATTAAACTAACtggtcagttcttttttttttcagaatttttattttcccaaattacatgtaaaaacaaattttgacatcaattaaaaaaaaactttgtattccaaattctcttcctccctccctccccagccaaccccctccccctcccgcccccaccaagaactcaagttacacatgagtagtcatgcaaaacatttccacactaGAACTGGCCAGTTCTTTTGGCATTTTTTAAACATCCCAGCTGTCCCCTCTCTTGATTTATCCTCAAATAATCTctttatgggacagctagggggcagaGTGGAtaagagtgccaagcctggagtcaagaagattcctcttcctgagttcaaatccagctgcagacatttactaactgtgtgaccctgggcaagtcactgccacagtttcctcatctgcaaaatgagctggagaaggaaagggcaaaccatttgccaagaaaacttcaaatggggtcacaaagagttaaatatgactgaaaagcagctcaacaacaacaacaacaatttctttctaaccttttctctgttttgctttttctctcctcttctggtCACTTTTCATCTTCCTGTCACTTTCTCTacctgtttgtgtttgtgtctctcttaagtaatacatttatattttcattgtaGGGGGGAAATGTAATTTCCACaagaacaaacaagaaaaattgaTTTCCCTAAAACTTCAGGGGTAGGGAATGGAAAGAATTTTGTTTAAATGTCTCTGTACATTAAGACCATCTTTATTTGCCAGTGGTTTCCCATTCAATTAACAGAAATAACCAAGGTCATTGTGTTAGTCCAGATATTTTAATCAAGCATCTGGCCAATGCACTTTatggagttttttttaaaaaaagaaaaagaaaaccacatcCTTAACCTAACATTCAAGGCTCTCCATAATCTGGCTCTAGCCTACCTTTTCAGCTATATTTCACACGATAATCCCTTAATAACTCTTGTTATttagttattcagttgtgtccaacacttcGTGACATCATGAACTATAGCCTGTCAATActtttcatggggttttcttggcaaaaatcctggaatggtttgccatttctttttccaagagaTTAagagaaacagaggttaagtgacttgcacagggtcacatggctatgaagtgtctgaggctggatttaaactcaggtgttcctaaGTATCAGGACCAGGGCCAGGGCTCtctccaccgagccacctagctgcctccatcaaTTACAGTCCAGCAAACCCGGACAATTCTTCCCCATGGATCTCTTTTTGCAGCCTCCTGCCTCTCTGTTTTTGCCCAATTCCACATAAGCTTCCTAGAATAAGTTTCCTTACATTTTAAGTAGATACGTTGAGCTTCCTTCCTTTAAGGTACAGCTCAGTTGCCACCTCTGAGAAGTCTTCTTTGGTGAATCACAGCTGAAAGTCGTCTCCCTCTGAAAATTTCACTAAAGCACTCTGTCTACATCTCTTATTTTCCCTTATCATATTTCATCTTAGGTCATCCTCACCTTTGCAGTTGTAACCTTCGCCCAACTATCAGCTCCCTTActgcaccattttttttttttttgcattttggcATCTCTTGCCCTAATACAGGTGCCTttcccatagtaggtacttaaaagtttgattaaataaatgaatcacACGGAGCTGAAATGAAATCACTCCTTTGGGCCATTGTTCAAATATAATCAAGCAATAGAAACTCCCCCATTCTTACTGTCTGTCTGCCATGATAAGGCAGCTTTTCTAGGAGGCAGGAGTCCCCTAGTTCTAGTCATGTCTTCATCCCCTGGAAACCCCAGCAAACTTCTAAGGGTATAGGTGGAATTCTTGCTTGAGCCCTACACCTGAATTGCAAAGAGGAAAGTTTTGCTTCTGTGGGTGGGACTGTGAAGATGTGTTCAACTTGAATGTAATTAAACAAACACTGTGCCATGAGCAATGGCTCTTTGCAAAGGATTAGATCTGAATCTCAGAAGTCAGTTCAAGGCCTTCTTGGTGTGTAAACTGGGgattatcaatcaacaagcacttattaatgtTAATAACTGATGTCAATGTAAATAATGTTAATAACATTACTGTTAATAacttaccatgttccaggcacatTGCTAAATTCCGGAgctacaaaaaaatataaaaataatctctgccctcagggaacttatattctatttctctctctctttttttttttgtggggcaatgagggttaagtgacttgcccagggtcacacagctagtaagtgtcaagtgtctgaggtcatatttgaactcaggtcctcctgaatccagggccggtgctttatccactgcgccacctagctgccctgggagctTATTTTCTAATGGGAGGGACAATTGTAAAAGAAATAATAGCTTCATAGATAGAATAGGTGGAAGGTAATCTTAGCAGGGAAGGAAGGTCATTTTCTGGGAGTACTGAGAAAGGTTTCCTAGAGGAGGCAGCATTTAATCTGAGTGttcaaggaaaccaggaaagcaaGAGATGTggagttgaggaggaagaaaattctaaGCATGGGGAATAGCCAAGCAAGGCATGGATAGTGCCAAGGCCCAGAAGGTGACAGGTGACAGAAGATGACGTGTAAGGAAAAGCAAGTAAGCCCATGTAGCTGGATCGTAGAATGCTGCAATGGGGAATGAAGTGGAAAAAGAGTGAAAAGGTAGAAAGTGGTcgggttatgaagagctttaaatgtcagaatgagaactttatatttgatcctgagggCAATTATAGTATTTCACTCTTTTCTTTCCAATACCCAGTGTCTAACATAGCTTGAATACAGTGGGTACTTAATTATTGTTGGATTGCATTGGAGGGGGACAGAACATTAATACTGACATATATGCAATACACAACACTGTAAGAGAAGTTCACGAGAGCACTTCTGTcaattcaaatagaaagggatccctgtgggctgtgtattaaattttttaaaaagcataaatagGCATTATCTATGCTGCATtgcatttgtattcattttgttaaacatttcctaatgacAATGAATCTGTGGTTTGGGCTGCAGTAGAGAGCTAGGGGAGGTCCAAgaggaaggttttttttgttttgttttgttttttggtggggcaatgagggttaagtgacttgcccagggtcacacagctagtaagtgtcaagtgtctgaggtcagatttgaactcatatcctcctgaatccagggccgacgctttatccactacgccacctagatgccccccaagaGGAAGTTCTTGTGGCGTGCTGTCCAATACAACTGTCATTTATCATGTGTAGTGAAGTGATGTTCTGAAGAAGAAGCCATGAGGGAGCACAAACTGGGTGGGAGGGCCCAATGGCATTAGCCTTTCCCGGTTCCCATGCCAGCACATAATCAGGTGGATGTTTCCCTGACTTGAAAGGCAGCATCGCCTGCCTAGAATAGTCTTACCAGtagttctgtttttgtttctcagCCTAAACCCTAATCAAGGTAAACATGGGGATCTCTACCAGCAAAGTCCCCTTGGACTTCACTGACCTCTTAAGTGAGTAAATGGACTTAGGAAGTTAGAAATGCATTCATAAAGCCCATCACAATTATACAACTAAACTACTCTGGTGAGAGGGAAATCAGTTTATAAATGATAatagttttttattattattattatcatatagtTTAATGATATTCAGGTAGCTTAACTAAGGCTTAGCAGTATCATATCACCCCAATGCCAAGACAGGGAATcactcagttgttttttttttttagtgaggcaattggggttaagtgacttgcccagggtcacacagctagtaagtgttaagtgtctgaggccagatttgaactcaggtactcctgactccagggccggtgctttatccactgtgccacctagccgccccatcacTCAGTTTTAAGATTATTAAAACCTTTTTCCATTATTCCTTGTGTaattattggaatgatgccacctgctggagatttactgtagaaaagctccgccatgaggtgaaggtctctgagggcaagactatgcgtcttttctttggtgtcaggaagtgacatttgcttgtgggaggaagaagggggggcctggcgctctgactcgctctctttcatgtggactctggcggagaatggagctaggaatgctctctccctttaatagataaaggaagaaaggcctttctctttctcttcaccaaattcttattctccttaataaatgctcaaaagtctaactcttgttaaagcttataatttattggcgaccactcattagatattttagacagaatagctcaAATTTTAACCTTTACActtgccctcccttcccctttcagcATATTATCATTCTGCCCTTGAACCCCAGCACCACTATTTCACATGATCAAAGCCCGTTAAAGTCAAGAAAcacaattttattcattttgatgtCTCCCTAACATAGGTTTCTATTGATagaaattacttaataaatgtgtttgaaTCCATTTTTATCTCTGTCCTTTAGCTACCTTTATCTtctggaagggaaaaggggagccAGGTATCTTTCCAATTTGGAGTTTGGGTTGTTCCCTCTAGCTTGGGGATCCTTCACCTTTGCTGTGCCAGGGACGTCCCTTTGGCATAGAGTCTTGGTGAAGTCTACGGATTCCtcggaataatgtttttaaacttttaaataatgtttttagataaaatatacaggattttaaaagaaagcGATTATGTTGACacatagttaccaaaatatttttaaaaaccagttcACAGCGGCCAAGTTAAAAACCCTTGTTTTAGCTTCTATTAAAAATATACTAACAATCAGGGAGGCAGCATGACGTGATGGAAAGAGCCATGTCTGGGAGCCAGGCCCCCTAAAAATTGTCCCTACCTTGTTACAGGACTtcgagcctcaatttcttcatttagtaAAGAAGAACTAGACTTTAATTTCCCTTGTTGTCATCTAACAACAACTTGGTAAGTGCTtgccttgtgccaggcactgtgctaagcactgggaatatagaGAATGAAAAACACAGTCTCTATTCACAAGGAGCTCATGTCCCAGCTCCCAAACTATAACAATCCAGTGATTACAAATATGATGTGAACTTACCGGTCAATAGCAATGACGCCCAGGGTAAGCATGCTGGCAGAGCTGATCAGCAGATACAGGAGAGCAGAGAAGTTGCACCAGACCACCCCAAATATCCATTCCCGCCGGATGGAGCTTGTTGCCACAAAGGGCAACACTAGCACAGACAGCAAGAAGTTTGACAGGGTCAGGCTGAAGACAAATTTGTTGCTAAGTGTCAGGAGATAGGACTTCTTGTACAGGGTGAAGACAATCACCGAGTTACCCAGGCAGACAAAGAtggcgatgatgatgatggcaatagATTCAGTGATGGTGACCGCCCCGTCATCTCCTTCCGGGCCCGGGAGGTTGGCCAGCTCCTTCCCTTGGCTGAGAGAGGAGTTGATGCTCATGGTCAGCATGCCACGTGGTAGAGCGGGCAGAACATGCTGGATAGCTGGAATACCAAAGGGACAAACAGGAGGGGAAGTGAGAGacgagagaggggaagggaaaaagaaaaggaggaggaagaaaggaagcagagaGTGAGATAAAGGGGGAggtaaagaggaagaaggagaaagagggaggaaaaaagagggcgggagaaaaggaagagaggagaggggagagggaaagagaaagtgtgtgtgcgtgcatgtgtgagagagagggagagggaggaggaggaggaggaggaggaggaggagaaggagaaggagaaggagaaggagaaggagaaggagaaggagaaggagaaggagaaggagaaggagaaggagaaggagaaggagaaggagaaggagaaggagaagaaggagaaggagaagaaggagaagaaggagaagaaggaggagaagaaggagaagaaggagaagaaggagaagaaggaggagaagaaggagaaggaggagaagaaggagaagaaggaggaggaggaggaggaggagaaggaggaggaggagaaggagaagaaggagaagaaggaggaggaggagaagaaggagaaggaggaggaggaggagaagaaggagaaggaggaggaggaggaggagaggaggaggagaggggggaaggaggaggagaggggagaaggaggaagaagagggagaggaaaagaaaaagaaggaggaggaggaaagaaggaagaagaagagaaggagagagggaaacgagagagggaaaagaggaagaaaaagagagagagaacataaatACTTTGGATCATGGACTCTTAGAATTGGGATACTCCAGAAATCATCTCATTGAACCTCCCACCCACTGCCTTTTGCTCAGAAAAGGTAGCTCTTTGCTCCCAAACCCAGAGGGCTATATTCCAGTTTCTCTAGAGTTTTCCCCCAAGAGACTCAAAGCATGTCTATTCCAGGAATAGCTCATCCCAGTAGAAAAGGGCACTAGCTTAAGAGTCAGAAACTAAATATTTACACTCACTTGTGTCAATGATGTCCAAAGCCTCTAACTCTCCTTCCTTACTAGCCTAGAAAGCACCAAGAGAGATAAATGGAGCGAAGTCTGAAATTTTATCAGTTTCTTGAGGGAAGTATTATTAGCATCAACTAACCTCTATAGACCCTTTGTTAGAGAGAGTGGGGCCATCAAATTATAAGATCAgttttagtcagtcaacaagcatatattaagaacCTACTGCATGGCTCTATGCTAAGACCtgggaaacaaaaagaggcaaaaaatagctCCTCCTCTCAAAGAGCTAAGAgtatagggaagacaacatgtaaacaagtgCATacaaactacacacacacacacacacacacacacacacacacacaaactcaggGTAGTCTCAGAGGGCAGGCACTCAGATtaaggaaaagcttcatgaaaAAAGGTaagacttagggggcagctaggtggcgcagtggataaagtacctggattcaggagtacctgagttcaaatccggcctcagacacttgacacttactagctgtgtgaccctgggcaagtcacttaacccccattgcccc is part of the Dromiciops gliroides isolate mDroGli1 chromosome 4, mDroGli1.pri, whole genome shotgun sequence genome and encodes:
- the GPR161 gene encoding G-protein coupled receptor 161, whose protein sequence is MLTMSINSSLSQGKELANLPGPEGDDGAVTITESIAIIIIAIFVCLGNSVIVFTLYKKSYLLTLSNKFVFSLTLSNFLLSVLVLPFVATSSIRREWIFGVVWCNFSALLYLLISSASMLTLGVIAIDRYYAVLYPMVYPMKITGNRAVLALVYIWLHSLIGCLPPLFGWSSVEFDEFKWMCVAAWHREIGYTAFWQIWCALLPFVVMVVCYGFIFRVARVKARKVHCGTVVIVEEDAQRNGRKNSNTSTSSSGSRRNAFQGVVYSANQCKALITILVVIGAFVVTWGPYMVVITSEALWGKNSVSPTLETLATWLSFTSAICHPLIYGLWNKTVRKELLGMCFGDRYYREPFVQRPRTSRLFSISNRITDLGLSPHLTALMAGGQPLGHSSSTGDTGFSCSQDSGTDVMLLEDYSSDDNPPSRCTCPPKRRSSVTFEDEVEQMKEAAKTSILHVKAEVHKSLDSYAASLARAIEADAKISLFGEEALPGVLLATRTMPGGSFGGRRGSRTHTSQRLQLQSIEEGNI